Proteins encoded in a region of the uncultured Paludibaculum sp. genome:
- a CDS encoding Rid family hydrolase, which translates to MTLDDALAEIASATTIEKKKITNHNVLNEAYAYAKPSSFSRGLRLDFGNIAVLLISGTASIDEHGKTVHVGDFRAQQRRTYENITGLLASEGATWKDIVRTTCYLRDMERDYEAFNEERTAFFAQQGLDPLPASTGIQAILCRPDLLIEIEAIAVFRKPSE; encoded by the coding sequence ATGACACTCGACGACGCACTGGCTGAGATCGCCAGCGCCACCACCATCGAAAAGAAGAAGATCACGAACCACAACGTGCTGAACGAGGCATACGCCTACGCCAAACCCAGCTCGTTCTCCCGCGGCCTGCGCCTCGATTTCGGCAACATCGCTGTGCTGCTGATCTCCGGCACGGCCAGCATTGACGAACACGGCAAGACGGTACACGTGGGTGACTTCCGTGCTCAGCAGCGGCGGACCTACGAGAACATCACCGGCCTGTTGGCCAGTGAAGGCGCGACGTGGAAAGACATCGTGCGTACCACCTGCTACCTGCGCGACATGGAACGCGACTACGAGGCCTTCAACGAAGAGCGGACCGCGTTCTTCGCCCAGCAGGGGCTCGATCCGCTGCCCGCGTCGACGGGCATCCAGGCGATCCTGTGCCGGCCGGACCTGCTGATCGAGATCGAAGCGATCGCGGTCTTCCGCAAGCCATCCGAGTAG
- a CDS encoding DUF1080 domain-containing protein, translating to MRNLVFSSLLALSCWLAPAAHAQDWRPLLNGKNLDGWQARGEGIWTVMPDGSLLGQRSHDKPSDPFGKPWPIDSKEFDSWLYRQAWLYTSASYGQFDLHVEYFLPAHTNSGISIRDVSRAHYAIGEAGKADPPLTTALKGTPAHIGYEIQLIDGDSDKYPTGSVYTFVAARKGVQKRDEWNSMDIESRTNMIRVKVNGVVVAEYAGDPARSKTGPIGLQLHDQFTFVMFRNIKIREIK from the coding sequence GTGAGGAATCTCGTCTTCTCTTCCCTACTGGCGTTGTCCTGCTGGCTGGCGCCCGCAGCCCATGCGCAGGACTGGCGGCCCTTGTTGAACGGCAAGAATCTGGACGGTTGGCAGGCCCGCGGTGAGGGCATCTGGACCGTCATGCCCGACGGTTCGCTGCTGGGCCAGCGGAGCCACGACAAGCCTTCCGATCCGTTCGGAAAGCCGTGGCCCATCGATAGCAAAGAGTTTGATTCGTGGCTCTACCGGCAGGCCTGGCTGTACACTTCCGCCTCCTACGGCCAATTCGATCTGCACGTGGAGTATTTCCTGCCGGCGCACACGAATAGCGGCATCTCCATCCGCGACGTGTCACGCGCGCACTACGCAATCGGCGAGGCCGGCAAGGCTGATCCACCGCTCACCACCGCACTGAAAGGCACGCCGGCGCACATTGGCTACGAGATCCAGCTGATCGACGGCGACTCGGACAAGTACCCCACCGGCAGTGTCTATACGTTTGTCGCGGCCAGGAAGGGCGTGCAGAAGCGCGACGAATGGAACTCAATGGACATTGAGTCGAGGACGAACATGATTCGAGTCAAGGTGAACGGCGTGGTAGTGGCCGAGTACGCGGGCGATCCGGCGCGCTCAAAGACGGGGCCGATCGGCCTTCAACTGCACGACCAGTTCACGTTCGTGATGTTCCGCAACATTAAGATCCGCGAGATCAAGTAG